In a genomic window of Prosthecobacter sp. SYSU 5D2:
- a CDS encoding nucleotide excision repair endonuclease: MTDVRTAPRRSGQQLRLFHLENPFAARLGTDFFKSLPPGPGVYFFYDAMEKLLYIGQSGNLKARVGSYRHVTPEKSAKRTLRLVARTVRIGWQSCETAADAVAMEAALLLEHRPPFNRAGVWEGEPWWLVAGTDSQAGWLNLELSRTPAGLGPFPSAFRHMLGTFARCVFRALRHQAGLGDYPLGLMGPRLPLSLKLGLPEVLRGQKWLEDFTQGQVEELAATIEASAANEAMLMQEYWLEEARLLRRHGLKLGRLAATSPKDQNPGG; this comes from the coding sequence ATGACTGATGTGAGGACAGCACCCAGGCGATCGGGCCAGCAACTGAGGCTGTTTCATCTGGAAAACCCTTTTGCCGCGCGGCTGGGGACGGACTTTTTTAAATCGCTTCCGCCTGGTCCTGGCGTCTATTTTTTCTATGATGCGATGGAAAAGCTGCTCTACATCGGCCAGTCCGGAAACCTGAAGGCACGGGTGGGCAGCTACCGGCATGTCACGCCGGAAAAGTCCGCGAAGCGCACCCTCAGACTGGTGGCGCGGACGGTGCGGATCGGCTGGCAATCCTGTGAGACTGCAGCGGATGCCGTGGCTATGGAAGCCGCCCTCTTGCTGGAGCACCGGCCGCCGTTTAACCGCGCCGGTGTCTGGGAGGGCGAGCCGTGGTGGCTGGTCGCCGGGACGGATTCGCAAGCCGGATGGCTGAATCTTGAGCTGAGCCGGACACCGGCCGGCCTGGGTCCCTTCCCTTCGGCCTTTCGCCACATGCTGGGCACCTTCGCCAGGTGTGTCTTCCGGGCTTTACGCCACCAGGCAGGGCTGGGAGATTATCCGCTCGGGCTCATGGGCCCCCGGCTGCCCTTGTCTTTAAAACTGGGGCTGCCTGAAGTGCTCCGTGGTCAAAAATGGCTGGAGGATTTCACTCAGGGCCAGGTCGAAGAACTCGCCGCTACGATTGAGGCCTCGGCAGCCAATGAAGCGATGCTGATGCAGGAATACTGGCTTGAAGAAGCCAGACTTTTGAGACGCCATGGCTTGAAGCTGGGGCGGCTTGCCGCCACTTCACCCAAAGATCAGAACCCCGGCGGATGA
- a CDS encoding DUF2892 domain-containing protein, producing the protein MPLTYRPFDHLPKIEELHQELRKNVTDPERALSALSGLGLLVSGLSRGGLAKWILAAAGLALVRRGLTGHCAVYEQMEVNSRRQALQ; encoded by the coding sequence ATGCCACTAACTTACCGCCCCTTTGACCACCTGCCAAAGATTGAAGAACTCCACCAGGAGCTGCGCAAAAATGTCACCGACCCTGAGCGTGCCCTGTCCGCCCTGTCCGGCCTGGGCCTGCTGGTATCCGGCCTGTCACGTGGAGGACTGGCCAAGTGGATTCTTGCGGCTGCCGGGCTTGCGCTCGTGCGCCGCGGCCTCACCGGTCACTGCGCCGTTTATGAGCAGATGGAAGTGAACTCCCGGCGCCAGGCGCTTCAATAA
- the rplQ gene encoding 50S ribosomal protein L17 produces the protein MKHGRKVPKLQRDAAHRKALLANLVCALVEHRRIRTTLAKAKAVRPLAEKMVTLGKRGDLHARRTAISELRQPGMVKKLFEEIAPASKERQGGYTRITKLGQRRSDSAPMAFIEWVDAYVPPAPKTEEAEAEVVSADSKTAAAE, from the coding sequence ATGAAACACGGAAGAAAAGTCCCCAAACTCCAGCGCGACGCCGCCCACCGCAAAGCACTGCTGGCCAACCTCGTCTGCGCCCTTGTGGAGCACCGCCGCATCCGCACCACCCTGGCCAAGGCCAAGGCCGTGCGTCCGCTGGCAGAGAAGATGGTCACCCTGGGCAAGCGTGGTGATCTCCATGCCCGCCGCACAGCCATCTCTGAGCTGCGCCAGCCTGGCATGGTGAAGAAGCTGTTCGAAGAAATCGCCCCTGCCTCCAAAGAGCGCCAGGGCGGCTACACCCGCATCACCAAGCTGGGCCAGCGCCGCAGCGATTCCGCCCCGATGGCTTTCATCGAGTGGGTGGACGCCTACGTGCCCCCAGCACCGAAGACTGAAGAGGCTGAAGCTGAAGTGGTCTCTGCAGATTCCAAGACAGCCGCTGCTGAATAA
- a CDS encoding DUF1800 family protein has product MRNTALAVTFVAGAALAAPANFESRVITTPVQSNGDQWNTITFTRTFATPPVVIMGPATQVNGEQCVMRVRNVTTTGFQYQIDEWDYRNGYHPAETVHFFALTEGTHLFGAQRWQVGRVGAVNRAPVSMSLTGFTATPVVLGQVETTVNSAGVTGKGVKALKTRIGSVSSTGFQVRLETQELDTGSISNEGIGYMAVSTGTGYLDGKILTVARSSAAVTNSYATITFPNARTNPVLMAQTQSINEVDPGELKMASLTSTGVQLRIQEETSFDTETAHVAEDLGYIVLGDMNGEVASKIEVGDVTVTQSNAANWSTVTLADTYTNPVVVMGPLSYRSSTSLTVRVRNVTANSFEFQVDRWDHHSTQTHNIAEKLSYVVMESGSFAMGGTRWQAGVKTGVTQAGTTQALASGMPNTPAVFSQVVTTNDPQAVQSRVSGISTSGFTVELDESEIDATAHAAETVHWIAMTQGTSNFFSSRMRFEAGQGTNHDSAFRTRAFSRMHADPYVFASMQTKNDQDPATLRWRYLFADRVDFVAQEDAHPLQFGEGTVNNTHSAETVAYLVVQGAEDLDEDGAPDDWETTVGLDPNNSADGGLDPDGDLMTSQQEFHNRLDFVTSSNPSVFTGGVVTVSTVTSQGYEVNDTTVTPTSRTNARLRLNRNGGFAPMTLNFTLAGTAATDTNRAPASSADYTAWTGATSGTQVTSSISLGANAQSVDVYIRPVDDGLNEYPEGLRMTAVLNGSNYTIASPTSAIVIINDSKDIPANEKLFLGTFLAQGSAVTSASGFATVILNGPNSKARISTVFNGLTTPQTDIDGSHVHYNGSGTIVYGDPDGLPNGPLSDYPWTIVDSGGYKAQTLIDALFRKTAGQNLYINVHTNRYASGEIRADLTRVIGQSGPFVPPATPGTLENFTTDEQVRRDCARFLTQATFGASQTDIDALYAAISGDKKLATNRINAYTAWINNQWSRSQTTLYDYHLAANAQEWNLRGQQANLPAVVDNPNTTIDETYPAAPPPNNPLDWTRWGATPSPAGAWTYRPVPPGLNKESYDPDHINRRRAWWTLANEAQDQLRQRTAYALEQIFVVSDRLGTVQTRTFGHSRYYDMLGDFADSVRHIQPPNTTYSTATSSTITVRELLKDISKHPIMGKYLSHLKNQKAVFDSGGIQTLSPDENYAREIMQLFSIGLLQLHPDGTIMLGGNGQPIPTYSNDDIKELSRVFTGWSFAYAQNSAANGYVPTVVQNNFLNGSEGAEYYHPGYENPMKNFPAYHDEGAKTVLGASLPAYGGSSSDNTARMAYAEADLDAAINTLFTHPNIAPFISRLLIQRLVTSNPSRGYIYRVAQVFENNGSGVRGSLKDVVKAILLDYEARTLTNVDPQLVNGNTSVNVGFGKVKEPLIRYIQVLRAFNAKSQIPVSDLSSFGYPAGQLSNLGTAPTSFRYSNSILDLGQIPNNMPSVFNWYLPDYTPGGRVAAAGLVAPELQIMTENLVVRAVNYHRNVEYNSIIDPALTTATGQSTTTLLGDTTALLDNVFVNLGALTTEYRLVRETAGQTELSASTWLVDKLDSLLCSGSLKTKYPYVSGGTDPRSIMIDQLAIIAVDAPPVSQSNAGARVRTALYLITSSPEYIVQK; this is encoded by the coding sequence GTGCGAAACACCGCGCTCGCCGTCACCTTTGTCGCTGGAGCTGCCCTGGCTGCGCCTGCGAATTTTGAATCCCGCGTCATCACCACTCCGGTGCAGAGTAATGGTGACCAGTGGAACACCATTACCTTTACCCGTACATTTGCCACGCCGCCGGTCGTCATCATGGGGCCGGCCACCCAGGTCAATGGAGAGCAGTGCGTGATGCGTGTGCGCAATGTCACCACGACTGGATTTCAATATCAGATTGATGAATGGGATTATCGCAATGGCTACCATCCTGCCGAGACCGTCCACTTCTTCGCTCTCACGGAAGGAACACACCTCTTTGGTGCACAACGCTGGCAGGTGGGGCGTGTAGGCGCTGTCAACCGGGCTCCCGTCTCCATGAGCCTGACAGGATTTACAGCCACTCCGGTTGTTCTTGGCCAGGTGGAAACCACGGTGAATTCCGCCGGTGTCACAGGCAAAGGAGTCAAGGCTTTGAAGACCCGCATTGGCAGTGTCAGCTCCACCGGCTTTCAGGTACGGCTTGAAACCCAGGAGCTGGATACAGGTTCCATATCCAATGAAGGCATTGGTTACATGGCTGTCTCTACGGGTACAGGGTACCTGGATGGAAAGATCCTCACCGTGGCGCGCAGCAGCGCAGCGGTGACAAATTCCTATGCCACCATCACCTTTCCCAATGCCCGGACGAACCCTGTTCTCATGGCCCAGACTCAGTCCATCAACGAGGTGGATCCCGGAGAGCTGAAGATGGCTTCCCTTACCAGCACCGGAGTGCAGCTTCGGATCCAGGAAGAAACCTCTTTTGATACGGAGACAGCCCATGTCGCTGAAGATCTGGGGTACATCGTCCTGGGTGACATGAACGGCGAGGTCGCTTCCAAAATCGAAGTGGGGGATGTGACCGTTACGCAGTCAAATGCAGCCAACTGGAGCACGGTAACGTTGGCAGACACCTATACGAATCCCGTGGTCGTCATGGGACCGCTATCCTATCGCAGCAGCACCTCGCTCACAGTCCGGGTGCGCAATGTCACTGCCAACAGTTTTGAGTTTCAGGTGGACCGCTGGGATCATCATTCCACCCAGACTCATAACATTGCTGAAAAACTCAGTTACGTGGTCATGGAATCCGGTTCCTTTGCCATGGGCGGCACGCGCTGGCAGGCTGGGGTAAAAACGGGTGTCACCCAGGCCGGGACCACCCAGGCCCTGGCATCAGGCATGCCCAATACGCCCGCCGTTTTCTCCCAGGTCGTGACCACTAATGATCCTCAGGCCGTGCAGTCGCGCGTCAGCGGCATCAGCACCAGTGGATTCACAGTGGAGCTGGATGAATCCGAAATCGACGCCACTGCGCACGCGGCTGAGACAGTGCACTGGATCGCAATGACGCAAGGGACGAGCAATTTTTTCAGCAGCCGTATGCGTTTCGAGGCAGGGCAGGGGACCAATCATGACAGCGCCTTCCGCACGCGGGCTTTCTCGCGAATGCATGCGGATCCATACGTCTTCGCCTCCATGCAGACGAAGAATGATCAAGACCCGGCCACGCTGCGCTGGCGCTACCTGTTTGCCGACCGGGTGGACTTTGTCGCGCAGGAGGATGCACATCCGCTGCAGTTTGGCGAAGGTACTGTCAATAACACCCACAGTGCGGAGACCGTGGCCTACCTTGTCGTCCAGGGAGCTGAAGATCTGGATGAAGACGGTGCTCCTGATGACTGGGAAACAACGGTGGGCCTGGACCCGAACAACTCGGCGGATGGCGGTCTGGACCCTGACGGCGACCTGATGACCAGCCAGCAGGAATTTCACAACCGGCTGGATTTCGTGACTTCCAGTAATCCGTCTGTCTTTACCGGCGGGGTTGTCACCGTCAGCACGGTTACCTCCCAAGGCTATGAAGTGAATGACACCACTGTCACTCCCACCAGCCGGACGAACGCCCGCCTGCGGCTCAACCGCAATGGCGGGTTTGCTCCGATGACCTTGAACTTCACCCTGGCGGGAACTGCCGCCACGGATACCAACCGGGCCCCCGCCAGCAGTGCGGACTATACTGCCTGGACGGGTGCCACAAGCGGCACGCAGGTGACCAGTTCCATCTCCCTGGGTGCGAATGCACAGAGTGTGGATGTCTATATCCGCCCGGTGGATGACGGGCTCAACGAATACCCTGAAGGGCTGCGAATGACCGCAGTACTCAATGGCAGCAACTACACCATTGCCTCTCCGACCAGCGCCATCGTTATCATCAATGATTCGAAGGACATCCCCGCCAATGAAAAGCTTTTCCTGGGCACGTTCCTGGCGCAAGGAAGCGCGGTGACCAGCGCCTCGGGTTTTGCAACAGTCATCCTGAACGGGCCTAACAGCAAGGCTCGCATTTCCACGGTCTTCAACGGGCTGACTACGCCGCAGACGGACATTGACGGCAGCCACGTTCACTACAACGGCTCTGGGACCATAGTCTATGGAGATCCTGACGGACTGCCCAACGGGCCGTTGTCTGATTACCCTTGGACCATCGTGGATTCAGGCGGTTACAAGGCACAGACGCTCATTGATGCGCTGTTCCGCAAGACTGCGGGCCAGAATCTCTACATCAACGTCCACACCAACCGTTATGCCAGTGGGGAGATCCGGGCAGACCTGACCCGCGTCATCGGCCAGAGCGGTCCGTTTGTTCCGCCAGCCACCCCGGGAACTTTGGAAAACTTCACCACGGATGAGCAGGTGCGGCGGGACTGTGCCCGTTTCCTCACCCAGGCCACATTTGGGGCCAGCCAGACGGACATTGATGCGCTGTATGCCGCGATCTCCGGTGACAAGAAACTGGCCACCAACCGCATCAATGCCTACACCGCCTGGATCAATAACCAGTGGAGCCGCAGCCAGACCACACTGTATGACTACCACCTGGCCGCCAATGCCCAGGAATGGAACCTTCGCGGCCAGCAGGCCAATCTGCCAGCCGTGGTGGACAATCCCAACACCACCATTGACGAAACCTATCCGGCCGCACCGCCGCCTAACAATCCGCTGGACTGGACCCGCTGGGGCGCCACCCCCAGCCCTGCCGGAGCCTGGACCTACCGGCCTGTGCCGCCTGGCCTGAACAAGGAATCCTATGACCCGGACCACATCAACCGCCGCCGTGCCTGGTGGACGCTGGCCAATGAAGCCCAGGACCAGCTTCGCCAGCGCACCGCCTATGCCCTGGAGCAGATCTTTGTGGTCTCCGACCGGCTCGGCACCGTGCAGACGCGGACCTTTGGCCACAGCCGCTACTACGATATGCTGGGAGACTTTGCCGACAGCGTGCGCCACATCCAGCCGCCTAACACCACGTATAGTACCGCCACCAGCAGCACCATCACCGTGCGCGAGCTGCTGAAGGACATCAGCAAGCATCCCATCATGGGCAAATACCTGAGCCATCTGAAAAACCAGAAGGCAGTCTTCGACAGCGGCGGCATTCAGACCCTTTCACCGGATGAAAACTATGCCCGTGAAATCATGCAGCTCTTCTCCATCGGCCTGCTGCAACTGCATCCCGACGGCACCATCATGCTCGGCGGCAACGGCCAGCCCATCCCGACCTACAGCAATGATGACATCAAGGAGCTGTCCAGGGTCTTCACCGGCTGGAGCTTCGCCTATGCCCAGAACAGCGCCGCCAACGGCTATGTGCCCACGGTGGTGCAGAACAACTTCCTGAACGGCAGCGAAGGCGCAGAATACTACCATCCTGGTTATGAAAACCCGATGAAGAACTTCCCCGCCTATCATGACGAAGGGGCGAAGACGGTTCTTGGTGCCAGTCTGCCCGCCTATGGCGGCAGCTCCAGCGATAACACAGCCCGGATGGCCTACGCGGAGGCGGATCTCGATGCCGCCATCAACACGCTGTTCACCCATCCGAACATCGCCCCCTTCATCAGCCGGCTGCTCATCCAGCGCCTGGTCACCAGCAATCCTAGCCGTGGTTACATTTATCGCGTCGCGCAGGTGTTTGAAAACAACGGCAGCGGCGTGCGTGGCAGCCTCAAGGATGTGGTCAAAGCCATCCTGCTGGATTATGAGGCACGCACCCTGACCAATGTGGATCCGCAGCTCGTCAACGGCAATACTTCGGTAAACGTCGGCTTCGGCAAGGTCAAGGAACCCCTCATCCGCTATATCCAGGTGCTGCGGGCCTTCAATGCGAAGTCCCAAATTCCTGTCTCGGATCTCAGCAGCTTTGGTTATCCGGCGGGCCAGCTCAGCAACCTGGGCACCGCACCGACCAGCTTCCGCTACAGCAACTCCATTCTGGATCTCGGCCAGATTCCCAACAACATGCCCAGCGTCTTCAACTGGTACCTTCCGGACTACACGCCCGGAGGCCGGGTGGCAGCGGCAGGCCTGGTGGCACCGGAACTGCAAATCATGACGGAAAACCTCGTCGTCCGGGCGGTGAACTACCATCGCAACGTGGAGTACAATTCCATCATTGATCCCGCCCTGACCACCGCCACAGGCCAGTCCACCACCACTCTGCTTGGGGATACCACAGCCTTGCTGGACAATGTATTTGTCAATCTCGGTGCGCTCACCACGGAATACCGGCTGGTTCGCGAAACCGCCGGGCAGACGGAGCTCTCCGCCTCCACCTGGCTGGTGGACAAGCTGGATTCCCTGCTGTGCTCCGGCTCTTTGAAAACAAAGTATCCCTATGTCAGCGGCGGCACGGACCCGCGCAGTATCATGATTGACCAGCTTGCCATCATTGCGGTGGATGCACCGCCGGTCAGCCAGAGCAATGCCGGCGCCCGCGTGCGCACAGCACTTTATCTCATCACCAGTTCACCCGAATACATCGTCCAGAAATGA
- a CDS encoding DNA-directed RNA polymerase subunit alpha, with amino-acid sequence MSVRLARFEMPNRLVRNEATATDTYAQFSAEPFDKGYGHTIGNSLRRVLLSSLEGAAITSVKIRGAEHEFSTLPGVLEDVVQIVLQLKKVRFKHHSETKEARLLSISVDKDGVVTAGDIKEDNHYEVINKDLVICHLDRKTKFECEFEVRVGRGFATWEENKRPDTPIGVIPIDSIYSPVTRVKYGVETTRVGQNTDYDKLVLDVWTDGRIAPSDALLQAASILRHHLDVFVNYDDKAIEFEAAPEAQTEENSELRKLLNMSVNEIELSVRAANCLNNANITSVGQLAMKTEAEMLRYRNFGKKSLTEIKEKLAELGLSLGMKFDSSLLEPTAGGSSLLARSSMIADDDDEADAAGFASLIDSHLPDGDDDE; translated from the coding sequence ATGTCAGTACGTCTTGCCCGATTCGAAATGCCGAATCGCCTCGTCCGCAACGAGGCCACCGCCACCGATACCTACGCCCAGTTCAGCGCCGAGCCTTTCGACAAAGGTTATGGTCACACGATCGGGAACTCCCTCCGTCGCGTCCTGCTGTCCTCCCTGGAAGGCGCAGCCATCACGTCGGTGAAGATCCGCGGCGCGGAGCATGAATTCAGCACCCTTCCAGGCGTGCTCGAAGACGTCGTCCAGATCGTCCTGCAGCTCAAGAAGGTCCGCTTCAAGCACCACAGCGAGACCAAGGAAGCCCGCCTCCTCTCCATCAGCGTGGACAAAGACGGCGTGGTCACCGCTGGCGACATCAAGGAAGACAACCACTACGAAGTCATCAACAAGGACCTCGTCATCTGCCACCTGGACCGCAAAACCAAATTTGAGTGCGAGTTTGAAGTCCGCGTCGGCCGTGGTTTCGCCACCTGGGAAGAAAATAAGCGTCCTGACACCCCGATCGGCGTCATCCCGATTGACTCCATCTACAGCCCGGTCACCCGCGTGAAATACGGTGTGGAAACCACCCGTGTGGGCCAGAACACTGACTATGACAAGCTGGTACTGGACGTCTGGACGGACGGCCGCATCGCTCCGAGCGACGCCCTCCTTCAGGCTGCCTCCATCCTCCGCCATCACCTGGATGTGTTCGTCAACTATGACGATAAGGCCATCGAGTTTGAAGCGGCTCCGGAAGCCCAGACCGAAGAGAACAGCGAGCTGCGCAAGCTCCTGAACATGAGCGTCAACGAGATCGAACTCTCCGTCCGCGCCGCCAACTGCCTGAACAACGCCAACATCACCTCCGTGGGCCAGCTGGCCATGAAGACCGAGGCGGAAATGCTGCGCTACCGCAACTTTGGCAAAAAATCCCTCACCGAAATCAAGGAGAAGCTGGCCGAGCTCGGTCTCTCTCTCGGCATGAAGTTCGATTCATCGCTGCTTGAGCCAACCGCCGGCGGCAGTTCCCTGCTTGCCCGCAGCAGCATGATCGCCGATGACGACGATGAGGCCGATGCAGCCGGCTTTGCCAGCCTGATTGACAGCCATCTTCCCGATGGTGACGACGACGAATAA
- a CDS encoding peptidoglycan endopeptidase yields MPPRCRFLFLFMAFAIAALSSCSSKPKVWDYEYTKGKTAVIVGGKAVPPAGLPPTVMRAISAGNRIAGKPYKFGGGHRSFEDSGYDCSGTVSYVLHGAGLLNSPGTSSSLRTYGKAGEGKHITVYSRNGHTFIIVAGLRLDTGYNGERKGPRWSVKSRPMKDYIARHPPGF; encoded by the coding sequence ATGCCCCCCCGCTGTCGTTTTCTGTTTCTGTTCATGGCCTTTGCCATTGCTGCGCTTAGCAGTTGCTCTTCCAAGCCCAAGGTTTGGGATTATGAATACACCAAGGGCAAGACGGCGGTCATTGTGGGTGGCAAGGCGGTGCCGCCTGCGGGCCTGCCGCCGACGGTGATGCGTGCGATCAGCGCAGGCAACCGCATCGCCGGAAAGCCCTATAAATTCGGCGGCGGCCACCGTTCCTTTGAGGACAGTGGCTATGATTGTTCCGGCACGGTGTCCTATGTCCTTCATGGAGCCGGTTTGCTGAACAGCCCTGGCACGTCCAGCAGCCTGCGCACCTATGGCAAGGCGGGCGAGGGCAAGCACATCACGGTGTATTCACGCAATGGCCACACCTTCATCATCGTGGCCGGTCTGCGGCTGGACACCGGTTACAATGGCGAGCGCAAAGGCCCCCGCTGGTCGGTGAAATCCCGCCCAATGAAGGACTACATCGCCCGTCATCCGCCGGGGTTCTGA
- a CDS encoding AAA family ATPase, protein MLKPAPSQYLHTLSLRRGEVPGFSEYPFNIPAVRHLDLLPLHPKVTFFVGENGSGKSTLLEAIAEKLGFSMEGGTKNTNLAMHEYRSELTPLLTLSRTYLRPMDGFFLRAESYYNFATLLDEQNYGTWNYGGKSLHEQSHGESFFATLIHRLGGHGLYLFDEPEAALSPQRQMSLLVRMHDLIGEFSQFIIATHSPILMAYPDAWIYQFSEDGIQRIAYEDTDHYQITSRFMRDPKGMIQRLLGTQEELNLDS, encoded by the coding sequence ATGCTGAAGCCCGCACCTTCTCAGTATCTCCACACGCTCTCCCTCCGGCGGGGAGAGGTGCCTGGCTTCAGCGAATACCCGTTTAATATCCCCGCCGTCCGCCATCTGGACCTCCTGCCGCTGCATCCGAAGGTCACTTTTTTCGTCGGTGAAAACGGGTCCGGCAAATCCACGCTGCTGGAGGCCATTGCGGAAAAGCTCGGCTTCAGCATGGAAGGCGGCACCAAGAACACCAATCTGGCGATGCATGAGTATCGCTCTGAGCTCACCCCGCTGCTCACGCTCTCCCGCACCTATCTCCGGCCGATGGACGGTTTTTTCCTGCGAGCTGAAAGCTACTACAATTTCGCCACCTTGCTGGATGAGCAGAATTATGGAACCTGGAACTACGGCGGAAAGAGCCTGCACGAGCAGTCCCATGGGGAATCCTTCTTCGCCACCCTCATCCACCGCCTCGGCGGTCATGGCCTCTATCTTTTTGACGAACCCGAGGCGGCGCTCTCCCCGCAGCGCCAGATGTCCCTGCTGGTGCGCATGCATGACCTTATCGGGGAGTTTTCGCAGTTCATCATCGCCACGCATTCCCCCATTCTCATGGCCTATCCAGATGCGTGGATTTACCAGTTCAGCGAGGATGGCATCCAGCGCATCGCCTATGAGGATACGGACCATTACCAGATCACCAGCCGTTTCATGCGCGATCCCAAAGGCATGATCCAGCGGCTGCTGGGTACGCAGGAAGAACTAAATCTGGATTCCTAA
- a CDS encoding SDR family NAD(P)-dependent oxidoreductase — translation MSTAPRVWFITGCSSGFGQAIAEAALLAGDQVIATARKVADLEMLEHIGAGRCLILPLDVTDAAKVTATLAEAHAHWGSLDVIVNNAGYGLLGAIEDCEEDQIRCNFETNFFGPLNVIRAALPYLRNQKRGHIINISAAAAIANYPGFGIYGAAKGALETLSESLRLETAAHGIKVTLVQPGPFRTRFIGKGMDRAPASEAYAGSAGKFATYLEKVDGKQPGDPERAAALIVKMVHDGQSPLRLPLGKYAVKKVRDTAASRLRELEAWEQAAGETDGPG, via the coding sequence ATGTCCACAGCTCCCCGCGTCTGGTTCATTACCGGTTGTTCATCAGGCTTCGGCCAGGCCATCGCCGAGGCCGCTCTCCTCGCCGGAGATCAGGTCATTGCTACCGCCCGCAAGGTGGCGGATCTTGAGATGCTGGAGCACATCGGTGCAGGCCGCTGCCTCATTCTGCCGCTGGATGTCACCGATGCCGCAAAAGTCACCGCCACCCTGGCCGAGGCCCACGCACATTGGGGCAGCCTGGATGTCATCGTCAACAATGCCGGATACGGTCTGCTGGGTGCCATCGAAGACTGCGAGGAAGACCAGATCCGCTGCAATTTTGAAACCAATTTCTTTGGTCCCCTCAATGTCATCCGGGCGGCCCTGCCGTATCTGCGTAACCAAAAGCGTGGTCACATCATCAACATCAGCGCTGCCGCTGCCATCGCCAATTATCCCGGCTTCGGCATCTATGGTGCTGCCAAGGGCGCCCTGGAAACCCTAAGCGAAAGCTTGCGGTTGGAAACCGCCGCCCACGGCATCAAGGTGACCCTGGTCCAGCCGGGCCCGTTTCGCACCCGCTTCATCGGGAAAGGCATGGACCGTGCCCCGGCCTCCGAGGCCTATGCAGGCAGCGCTGGCAAGTTTGCCACCTACCTGGAAAAAGTGGATGGCAAGCAACCCGGCGACCCCGAACGCGCCGCCGCCCTCATCGTTAAAATGGTCCACGACGGCCAGTCCCCGCTGCGCCTCCCGCTAGGCAAGTATGCCGTGAAAAAAGTCCGCGACACCGCCGCCTCCCGCCTGCGCGAACTGGAGGCCTGGGAACAGGCGGCAGGCGAGACGGATGGGCCGGGATAA
- a CDS encoding 7-carboxy-7-deazaguanine synthase QueE: MPSVFVRTSGCNLRCTWCDTPYASWNPEGPEMTLDAVMEAVLQHPTRFVVVTGGEPMVAKDMRNFLGRLHAAGKHITVETAGTIAPGDAPVDLASISPKLANSTPSVEKAGAGWAARHEETRLQPAVLREWLEQARDYQLKFVISTETDLQEAQHVVASIGIAVPPEKVLLMPEGVSLEVMRTRYDLLVKACLTHGYRLSPRLHIELFGNTRGT, from the coding sequence GTGCCGTCGGTATTTGTGCGGACATCGGGCTGCAATCTGCGCTGCACTTGGTGTGACACTCCCTATGCCTCCTGGAATCCGGAGGGGCCGGAGATGACTCTGGACGCGGTGATGGAGGCCGTACTCCAACATCCCACCCGGTTTGTGGTGGTGACCGGCGGAGAGCCCATGGTCGCCAAGGACATGCGGAATTTCCTGGGACGCCTGCATGCGGCCGGCAAACACATCACCGTGGAAACGGCGGGCACCATCGCCCCCGGAGATGCCCCGGTGGACTTGGCCTCCATCAGCCCGAAACTGGCCAACTCGACGCCGAGTGTGGAAAAGGCTGGCGCTGGCTGGGCGGCACGACATGAAGAGACCCGCCTGCAACCCGCTGTGCTGCGGGAATGGCTGGAGCAGGCCAGGGACTACCAGCTTAAATTTGTCATTTCTACCGAAACCGACCTGCAGGAGGCGCAGCATGTGGTTGCCAGCATCGGCATCGCAGTGCCACCGGAAAAGGTGCTGCTGATGCCGGAAGGTGTGAGCCTGGAGGTGATGCGCACCCGCTACGACCTGCTGGTAAAGGCCTGCCTGACTCACGGCTATCGCCTCAGCCCCCGGCTGCACATCGAGCTTTTTGGCAATACACGCGGGACGTAA